ATCCTTAAGACAGGCAGAATCTGCGGCACAAGGTTTACCCGTCATAACGCGGCATCCCATATGTTGAAAAACGGCGTCCCTCTTTATGACATATCGACCGCGCTCGGCCATTGCGACCCGAACAGCGTGGATACGTATTTAGCGACTGACGAGAATATGATGACCGAGTGCTGCCTCCCCGTTCCTTGTGTGGAAGGGGGCGCGGACAGTGAATGATGCATCTACGGCGCTCGGTCGTCTGGCTGAGCAATTCCTCGCGTACAAAAGGGCGTTGGGGCTTAAGTACGAAACGGGCGAATATTATCTAAGAGCCTTTTTGACGTATGCTAACTCGAACAATCCAACCGCCCAAGTCCCAGACAGGGAGCTTGTATCTGGCTGGTGTGCCAGTGCTGCGAACAACCCTGGCTGCTTGCACAACATGGCGTCCGTTATCAGGGAATTCAGCAGGTACCTTGGCATGAACGGCTACGATAACGCGTATATCCTTCATCCTAAACGGGGCACGCGGCTGGATCCGCATCTGCCTCATTTCTTCGTGCCAGCCGAAATCAAGGTATTTTTTGACCGTTGCGACAAAACCCCAAAAAGGGGGGAATGGCCGGGGAGGGAATTGGTCATTCCAGCGGTATTCCGTCTGTTGTATTGTTGCGGCCTCAGGTGCAGGGAAGCGCGTATGCTACTGTGCAGCGACGTGTATCTTGAAGGTAAGCACATTGATATCAAAGCGTCCAAAGGCCGCAGCAGGCGCATTTTCATCAGCGACGGTCTGGCCGAGGTTTTGAAAAGATATGACGAACGGATAGCCCGCATCATTCCTGACCGGGCGTATTTCTTTCCAAGGAATCAGCGCGAACCGTACAAAGAAGGCTTTATCAGTACAAATTTCAACAGAATCTGGAGGGTGGCACTCCCATATTTTCACTCGCCAATCAAGCCTCGCGCATATGATTTCAGGCACCACTTCGCATATGCGAACC
This genomic stretch from Bacillota bacterium harbors:
- a CDS encoding tyrosine-type recombinase/integrase, which produces MNDASTALGRLAEQFLAYKRALGLKYETGEYYLRAFLTYANSNNPTAQVPDRELVSGWCASAANNPGCLHNMASVIREFSRYLGMNGYDNAYILHPKRGTRLDPHLPHFFVPAEIKVFFDRCDKTPKRGEWPGRELVIPAVFRLLYCCGLRCREARMLLCSDVYLEGKHIDIKASKGRSRRIFISDGLAEVLKRYDERIARIIPDRAYFFPRNQREPYKEGFISTNFNRIWRVALPYFHSPIKPRAYDFRHHFAYANLNRWAEQGKDVNVMLAFLMRYMGHVSIQSTLYYFHFVPEYFGAFAQKARALESLVPEVPHEEQG